The proteins below come from a single Mustela erminea isolate mMusErm1 chromosome 14, mMusErm1.Pri, whole genome shotgun sequence genomic window:
- the TMEM72 gene encoding transmembrane protein 72 isoform X2, translating into MEGSPVLRLEPSIQNRVQPTAGIAGSMLIITGLAYFLLSKRKKSKASPEVLASSEQYTDPSSSAVSTTGSGDTEQTYTFHGAFKDGPGSLFVHMKSILKGAKRPGALQCPDTLTGLTLEPADSLVKKKQVHFEDSTVSIIPSLTEDLDDGDSEPEETTSDTTPIIPPPQAPIFLPSLADTSLF; encoded by the exons ATGGAAGGAAGCCCAGTTCTGCGGTTGGAGCCCAGTATCCAGAACAGAGTGCAACCCACGGCAGGCATTGCAG gctccatgctcatcatcACTGGCCTGGCctacttcctgctgagcaagcgGAAGAAGAGCAAGGCCTCCCCGGAGGTGCTGGCCTCCTCTGAGCAGTACACGGACCCCTCCAGCAGTGCCGTGAGCACCACCGGCTCTGGGGACACCGAGCAAACCTACACCTTCCACGGGGCCTTCAAGGATGGGCCCGGCTCCCTCTTCGTCCACATGAAGAGCATCCTGAAGGGGGCCAAGAGACCCGGTGCCCTCCAGTGCCCAGACACCCTGACAGGGCTGACCTTGGAGCCAGCTGACTCTCTGGTCAAGAAGAAGCAAGTGCATTTTGAGGACAGTACAGTCAGTATCATCCCGTCTCTCACTGAAGACCTGGATGATGGGGACAGCGAGCCGGAGGAGACCACCTCTGACACTACCCCTATCATCCCGCCCCCACAAGCccctatcttccttccttctctcgcAGACACCAGCCTGTTCTGA
- the TMEM72 gene encoding transmembrane protein 72 isoform X3 yields the protein MLLSVACFLHPVLVWHVTIPGSMLIITGLAYFLLSKRKKSKASPEVLASSEQYTDPSSSAVSTTGSGDTEQTYTFHGAFKDGPGSLFVHMKSILKGAKRPGALQCPDTLTGLTLEPADSLVKKKQVHFEDSTVSIIPSLTEDLDDGDSEPEETTSDTTPIIPPPQAPIFLPSLADTSLF from the exons ATGCTGCTGTCTGTGGCCTGCTTTCTCCATCCCGTCCTGGTCTGGCACGTGACCATCCCAG gctccatgctcatcatcACTGGCCTGGCctacttcctgctgagcaagcgGAAGAAGAGCAAGGCCTCCCCGGAGGTGCTGGCCTCCTCTGAGCAGTACACGGACCCCTCCAGCAGTGCCGTGAGCACCACCGGCTCTGGGGACACCGAGCAAACCTACACCTTCCACGGGGCCTTCAAGGATGGGCCCGGCTCCCTCTTCGTCCACATGAAGAGCATCCTGAAGGGGGCCAAGAGACCCGGTGCCCTCCAGTGCCCAGACACCCTGACAGGGCTGACCTTGGAGCCAGCTGACTCTCTGGTCAAGAAGAAGCAAGTGCATTTTGAGGACAGTACAGTCAGTATCATCCCGTCTCTCACTGAAGACCTGGATGATGGGGACAGCGAGCCGGAGGAGACCACCTCTGACACTACCCCTATCATCCCGCCCCCACAAGCccctatcttccttccttctctcgcAGACACCAGCCTGTTCTGA